A section of the Methanoregula formicica SMSP genome encodes:
- the mmp10 gene encoding methyl coenzyme M reductase-arginine methyltransferase Mmp10 (Mmp10 (methanogenesis marker protein 10) is a cobalamin-requiring radical SAM methyltransferase that creates the methylarginine modification to methyl coenzyme M reductase.), which translates to MAQLTVDIGGSPGINCRGYCEYCYFKKVKGTTPLGCRYCLPFMKGCDYCTRGVKEEYSGFKDLRTVADETLANLQAKQGEIDRITISGGGDPSCYPQFTDLIGLLGSTEAPLHIGYTSGKGWDDPSIADLLIDNGLSEISFTVFSVDPKLRKQYMHDPTPEVSLAILERLCKAVDVYAATVVLPGVNDGTVLEDTCRWLQDRGAKGHILMRFANETGQGLILGNGPVLKHQKTQSVESFRDMITDLRKKFTMKISGTPLWDPEIGSPFAIRYEPALLAKLPRVMKQASVVSGSIATPFIDTILSACGSTVPVVPVAKEIACLITADDLKQIDLRTLEPVVIIPGRAFVHDAEAEEILSRDGIVRTVLRGPEMLTADAETSMGMTREQVLEMEMNGFTELIWLINQYGI; encoded by the coding sequence ATGGCACAGCTGACCGTGGATATTGGCGGGAGCCCCGGCATAAACTGCCGTGGGTACTGCGAATACTGTTATTTCAAGAAAGTGAAGGGCACAACCCCTCTCGGGTGCCGGTATTGCTTGCCGTTCATGAAAGGCTGTGACTATTGCACACGAGGAGTAAAGGAGGAGTACAGCGGATTCAAGGACCTGCGCACTGTTGCAGATGAAACTCTTGCGAACCTCCAGGCAAAGCAGGGAGAGATTGACCGGATCACCATCAGCGGTGGCGGGGATCCAAGCTGTTACCCGCAATTCACGGACCTCATCGGGCTGCTGGGGAGTACCGAAGCCCCGCTTCATATCGGGTACACAAGCGGTAAAGGCTGGGACGATCCCTCTATTGCCGATCTGCTGATCGATAATGGCCTGTCAGAAATTTCATTCACGGTCTTCTCCGTTGATCCAAAACTTCGGAAACAGTACATGCACGACCCGACACCGGAGGTTTCCCTTGCGATTCTCGAACGGCTCTGCAAGGCTGTCGATGTCTATGCAGCAACGGTTGTCCTTCCGGGTGTGAATGATGGGACTGTGCTCGAAGATACCTGCCGCTGGCTTCAGGACCGGGGGGCAAAGGGGCACATACTGATGCGGTTTGCCAATGAAACCGGCCAGGGTCTCATTCTCGGTAACGGGCCGGTGCTGAAACATCAGAAAACCCAGAGCGTAGAGTCGTTCAGGGATATGATAACGGACCTCCGAAAAAAATTCACCATGAAAATCTCCGGTACGCCTCTCTGGGACCCGGAGATTGGATCGCCATTTGCGATCCGGTACGAACCAGCGCTGTTGGCAAAACTCCCTCGGGTTATGAAACAGGCGAGCGTTGTCAGCGGAAGCATTGCCACTCCGTTCATCGATACCATCCTTTCCGCATGCGGCTCAACCGTTCCGGTTGTCCCGGTGGCAAAAGAGATCGCCTGCCTCATCACAGCGGATGATCTGAAGCAGATCGATCTCCGGACTCTCGAACCGGTTGTTATCATCCCCGGGCGGGCATTTGTCCATGATGCGGAGGCAGAAGAGATCCTCTCGCGGGACGGGATCGTGCGTACCGTGCTCCGCGGCCCCGAAATGCTGACGGCCGATGCCGAGACCAGTATGGGCATGACCCGTGAGCAGGTGCTGGAGATGGAGATGAACGGATTTACGGAGTTGATCTGGTTGATCAACCAATATGGCATCTGA